cctgccctcagggaagagtcttcctgagtgtctgctgtttaccctgcctagtttcacctgaaacggaccttcttttgtttccacgATGGCCCGGTAATGaagcctattgttttctggctgcacctccctcatcactgttaagtacctgattagcatatgattggcttgaccatggtgataatacatTGTGGTAGATcgttggcaggttgaatctcagaccgcCAAtctctgtttaaagaggggttttcttttttgaccccaacatcaagttcacacgagaggacgccaaagagaaccgcctggcctttcttgattgttctacactcagagaaGAGGACGGAATGCTCCAGATAGAAgtaacacatacggatcaatacttgctctttgactcacaccgtccactacagcacaagctgggtgtaattcggacattacaacatagtgcccaagaagtgcccactggctcagagggtaagaagaaagaggaaaggcatgtccagaatgcactctcagcctgtggttatcctacttgggctctcaacaaagttaaaagagccaaaaaacaggacaaaagggaaacagaaccaacaAGGAATCGGtatctccatcccttatgtatctagAATGTCTGAAAagctacaaaggatctttagacagcatgatgttcctgttttctttaaaccaggcaacactttaagataaactcgttcatcctaaggacaagatgcccacacaaaaacagagcaatgtagtttattcaattcaatgcagtgaggaaaactgcaaagaacggtacataggtgagactaaacagccgcttcacaaaagactttatcagcacagacgacacgctaactcgggattgcagagcgccgtgcatttgcatctaaaagctacaaaacacacatttgaagacagtgaggtgaagattctaagtagagagaagagttggtttgaaagaggagtcaaagaagccatttttgtgaaaaaagaaaacccctctttaaacagaaatggtggtctgagattcaacctgccaacgatctaccacagtgtattaacaccatggtcaagccaatcatatgctaatcaggtacttaacagtgatgagggaggtgtagccagaaaacaataggcttCATTACCGGGCCATcgtggaaacaaaagaaggtccgtttcaggtgaaactaggcagggtaaacagcagacactcagggagactcttccctgagggcagggcttaagcaacacagattagcttaaatttctgagttcccagaccttttccacaattgagaatgacttccggatgggagccgaaacgtcttgattctgaaaacagtgtccagatgactacaactgaagccttttctacgatggaacactcctggacgaatgattTACAGTGATTGATCTTGATCTAGATCCCCTTTACAGAAAATATTTCTAGCAGCTCAAGGAGCAGATAAGAGGAAGTCtaagacaaaagaagaaagctCTTATTTTCCTCCAGAAAAGGACATACTGGATCATATAGATGCTAGAGATACAGAGGACTGACTCATGGGGGAAGATCCACTTCAAAGCTGTGATACGCATGTGGTGCGACATCAGTTCCTGCTGCGTCATGGCTGTTTACTCTGTAGCTGGAGGGCCTCTCCTCTCGttccacagagacagaggatatGTGCCTGCAATTGCTACTGATTTACCCTTTGAGGCAGTTAGGATAATTGATTGGCTCTGAAGCTTCGGGGGTACTAGTCAGATGTAGACGGGAGGAAATGGAACATGTTTATTCAGAATTTGTTCTCTCACAGGagaatatactatatatatataaaactggAATTACCACCCTGCGGTTGTATGCCTCTGCCAACTAGTCAAGTTGTAGTTTACATCCAATGTCTGTCAAGTctcataatatatgtagtgaatacttggaaggaattaaataaaagttataaagtatattttttggctaaatggaagttatcactatattgatgatacatatgtatgattccagtgaatatacatcgttaaatgattaatgaaggattatcatagatctattggctaaacaggtacacgtgtacttgattactatgtaaaggtGGATTCTTATAgttacacaaaatgtggtgcttttgttttctcctggcatttttagatgtgaagcctctctatgagctgtaggtgaaactcactcacaggatcgcGAGTAGCTAGGCGCGCCCAATACGTTGTCACGTGATTCCGATGACGCTCGaaaatgaggcaggaagtgaaaggcagaatggacgcaatggaggaaagcccgtactatgctagttattgtttactcgtTGTGttgtcccagtcaacatgtgtgtttgaggtcacagtgacctttgacctttgagtcaaaagtgtcaccaattcattgtccgaccaactgtgaaatacggtcatcaattcttgagttatggccaaaaatcTTTTTTGGTCGTAATTCTAATCCGTTCATCCTTGAGTTCAagtggatgtttgtttgtttgtttgccaaatttgaagaaattccctcaaggcgttcctgagatatcgcgttcatgagtgggacagacagacagacaacctgaaaacataatgcctctgGCCACAGCTATCGCCGGTGCGGAGGCATAGTAATAATGAACACTATTCTCTGACTGTGATCCATTAAACTGAGGAAGgttgtttctgtctgcaggaCTATCTTCTTGGTGCTGCTCTTCTCTCAGTATGCCAGAAATGTTCACTTCCCTCTGCCAGTCTACAGATACAAGAAAGGCTGGACTTCTTATAGGCTGCAGGTCTTCAAAATGTTTCCTGTAAGTACACAACTTCTCATAAAAGTACATACATACCTCAGATTTTTTGCCTTTTGCACAAACTGTGTCTGTGCACAGACTCCATATTTTGATTCCTTTTACTTAGTAAATATTTTGCTCTCTTTTAATGAATTGACCTTGGCTTCTTTACAACTGACCCCTGCCTCCACCACAAGCTGAGTTCCCGTCTAAAACACGAATTATTCAACAGAGCTAATCTCATTCTCCCTGGGAGGTTAAGGGGTATTCCCTTTTGTGTGCCTCTGTGCAGTGTGTAAATCAGTCTTTTcctgccatctgctggtgatATATTGAATAATAAAAACTCTGAAATTCACATCAAAGCTACCTATCAGTCTGATTTGTACCTGTCTCCTCAAAAGACTTCCCCttgctgttttgcttttttgGGGGTCACTCTTAACTATAAAAGTGGATTTGATTTTTGTAGCAGCCAACATGCCAGGGGGCTGCGAACACGGTGCAACACTTTTAAACCAGTTCGTAACTTTGCTTATTTTCTCTGGGGgttaaaatgtgttgaatgaataataatgattaaagtttaaagtcacagtgaaacagaagtTGGGACAATCAGATTTAAATCTGATCcctttatatttgatttgatcGCTCAGAAGCAGGCGTGATTTGGTTAATATAGTAGGTGAAATGGAGCTGTAAAGGACTGTTAACCTCCACCCACACCTCCCTCACCCACGTTGGTAGACCAAGAGGTGAAATATGAGGGAGAAATGAAGAATgtggttttgaaaatgtaaacaaagtttctgCCAAATGAGATCCAAACAAACACCTACTATGATATTGCTCTGTTAGTTACTACAACTCACAAGCTAATGGTTAAGTGCGGTTTTACATGATGGGCAGGTTGGCTAGTCATTTGATTTAATAGATTTATGTAAATGCCCCCCAGTTCAagttgttttaacattttacaggaagagaaaagaggtttttttatataaaaaaaaaaaacctcaaagattttattttgcataTAACAAAAGATAACTGAACAAGTGACGCAAGGATGCAAGATTAGAAAGGGTAAAATGTGATAAGTGCATTCTTTTCTCTTCTACCCAGATCATCATGGCCATCCTGGTGTCATGGCTGTTATGTTTCATTTTCACCGTGACTGACGTTTTCCCTCCGGAGGTAGACAAGTATGGCTATTACGCCCGAACAGATGCACGTCAAGGAATCCTCTCCGCTGCACCGTGGTTCAAGATCCCATATCCATGTAAGTGTGTTCacgatgaggaggaggagaggctgtTGGAAGGGACTGTTGATGTTATGCGTGGTCTCCATGAGCTGTAATCGACCCAGCTGCAATTAACcgtgtgtgtgtaaagggtTTGGTTGCACTGATCAGTCAGGTAACGACACAATGtcagaaactgaaaatgataaACACCATTTCATACAGAACTGTTGATTGTTTTGCTGATATTCAGTTCCAGTATATGAGCAGAAAACATTTTCCTTGGACTTTGACTTTCCCACATCTCACATATGCTGATAGTTGTTGCTGTGAGGAATAATAATCTCAGTGATGTGACAGTttaaaattagattagattcaactttattgtaaTCGCACACAATAAGTACCAGTACAATATACAAAATGTACAGCAGTGGTAGAATGTAAcggagtacttttactcaagtacaattttgaggtattttactttacttgagtatttccgttttatgctactttatacttctactcctctACATGTTGGAggcaagtattgtactttttactccactacatttatttgaaaacttTAGTTACtgattactttgcagattcagattattaataaaaaatataaatcaactaattaaTTCTGATATAGTATCACAGGTTGAGCTAccaagcagtatataaagtaattaaaagtaGCTCCACCTTTTAGcatctgcaacattaaagtgatgaaaacattaatgcatcactaattataatccactcatataatatatatcattctgaaatgggccattctgcataatgagtacttttacttttggcactttaaatatattttgatatagGTACAGTACAGACAGAAACTAATAAATAGTATATGTACAGTGGTGGTACATCTGGTTGTGTTACTTACAATGTAATGTATTAATAGTTAGGGgtgaggctgatatcagtgTAAATCATACTAAAAATCCTCCTAGAAATTAaacttaaagtataaaacactgtttttacCTCTACAGTCCAGTGGGGTTTTCCTACTGTAACAGCTGCTGGTGTGATCGGCATGATGAGTGCGGTGGTGGCCAGCATCATCGAATCGATTGGAGATTACTACGCCTGCGCACGTCTCTCTTGtgctcctccacctcccatCCACGCCATCAATAGGTAACTCTTCAGTTTATTGTATTTCTGTTCTTCTTCATTCTCTCTATGGTTTCCGTTTGTTTGTGAAGCAGAGCGCAGGCAATTTGCTGTCTGGAAGATGCTTTAATTAGGTTGTTTTTCTGATGTCTCTGTAGGGGGATTTTTGTAGAGGGCATTTCCTGTGTGCTGGATGGTCTTTTCGGGACAGGAAAtggctccacctcctccagtcCAAATATAGGCGTCCTGGGAATCACAAAGGTATCACCGCATGCactcatttaatgtttttgcgTCATCCTGCcttttatttttgactttgttacctttttttacatttattttacctgaTGTTTATCGTTACACTGCGATACATATGATACATAAGCCTCTTGGTTTCCTTCCTTCTCTGAACATACTCATTTAGTTATCTTTTCCATGATGgtaattgtgaaaataattaaactaGAGCTAAAACGTAATTttattgattagtcaatcgGCAGAAAATTTtaaacaactattttgataatccattaatcgtttgagtcacttttcaagcaaaaatgcaaaacatttgttgGTACTAGCTTCTTTAAAAGTGAGGATTTTCTTCTTTCACtgatttatatcattttaaatggaaCATTTTTGGGTTTgggtctgttggttggtcaaaATTAGCAATTTGAAGGAAATTgtaatggccatttttcacaattttctgacatttatagAATTTCAATTTATGTGATGTTAGCTCCATTATTTCCAGTTAGTGTTAGTGGAGAATGACAAGTTCGCACCAAAGTAGACTCAACGTTGGAAGGAATTTTATTGTCCTCTTCCACTTCAGCTGGCTGCTTTCAACCCTTAATACAGCGAAACCTCCACTTTAACGCACAAACGTAGGTACTAGAGGTGTAGGGGGCTGGATTGGGGTTAAGTCCAAACATATCACCCTTTCATTTCATCTCTCACTAGCTGGCTTTCCCTTTGCACCTTCTGATCTCTGATTGGTCTTCTAGGTGGGCAGCAGACGTGTGATTCAGTATGGAGCTGccatgatgctgctgctggggctAGTGGGTAAATTCAGTGCCCTGTTTGCCTCTCTGCCTGACCCCGTCCTGGGAGCTCTGTTCTGCACCCTGTTTGGTATGATCACAGCAGTGGGACTATCCAACCTGCAGTTTGTCGACCTCAACTCCTCCAGGAACCTCTTTGTTCTGGGTTTCTCCATCTTCTTCGGTCTGATGCTGCCGAGCTACCTCAAACAGAACCCACTGGTCACCGGtgagtggggggggggcagctgACATCAACATTAAGATGATTTGTCTCCTCAGTAACGATTTAAGCGAAATATagctttttaaatatatatgcaTGAGATTCTCTGTCCTTGCAGTGGACCTCTCATTAATTACTTCACTGAGCAATAAACAGgagtaatataaataaatcatgatgCTGAGTAACTTTGTTTAAAGGGACCATTCTCCCCAATatcaaattacatatttttactctTACCTGTAATGCTGTTTATCCATCAGATTGTTTGGTTAAAGATTCATAATGTCAGTATGTATTGTGGCTGGAGCTTAAAAATTACAGAAACTAAGACACATTTTAGTCAGTTACTAAGCACCtgtctcttcatctttctcaGGCATAGTTGAGGTTGACCAAGTGTTGAACGTGCTCCTCACCACTGCCATGTTTGTCGGAGGCTCTGTCGCCTTCATTTTGGACAATACTATCCCTGGTAAGGTGTTTAATCCactctttttttccacatttgtcAAACTTATGATGTTAAAAAGAAATCCAGCCTTGTGCCATAAAGTTTATGGCTGAATGATATTGATAATGATATAATGGTAGTTTAGagtacacaaaacatttttaaggaaGAAAATCATAAAAACGTGTCTGACTGCCAAGCAGGTACAGGTATACATATGAAGGCAGAACATGCTGGGGGCTGGTTATATATCCGATTTGGCGCAGGAACATCTCAAGACCCCTCTGGGTGAGCTGGAAGAGAGACTTCTCGGCttaacctgctgctgctgacctgGACTCGGATAAGCTGCAGAGGATTGATGGGCGGACACATGAATAAATGATACTTTAGGatggattttctctttttaagcATCTATGACTTTCTATTTCTTTATGTTCCTACTTGTTAGTTCGGGCTTTTAATTGTGGGTTTTAAGGAACTCATGATAAATCTCTCTTCCTTTTCATCTCAGGGACCCCTGAAGAACGAGGCATCAAGAAGCTGAAACGTGGCACTGGTCTCAGTGCAGCTGAACTGGAAGGGATGAGATCTTATGATCTGCCGTTTGGAATGGACTTTATCCGCAGATACCCCATCTTCAAGTACATCCCCATCAGCCCCACCTTCACAGGCTACCAGTGGGGGACGCTACAGGAAGCCTGCAGGAGAAGAAATGGACATGGGGATGCTGTGAAGGGAGGAGGAATGGGAAGGGAGGGAGGCACAGGGGAGAGTGGGGTATAGCTAACAGGCTGGTGCTGAAAAATCTTTTGGGGAGCAAGGGATGGTACACTAAGATAAAAGGATGGGAGAGTGGAGGACAGAAGAGGTGCAGGATTCGGGATTGTGTGGAAGAAATTGTGATGCacaaacaccaccaccaccccatgTAGGTTTTCTTTAGCTTGTCGGTCTTTTCACACTTCCCACTATGCTATTTTAAGCATGCTATAGCAAGTCAGAGCATGCTATAGAAGATGTCGCCATGCGGAGGTTAGttggtttgtgtgcatgtgtgtacagtatgcagCAAGAGATAACGGGTTTGTGCATTAATTTACTTGCACTTTAATCCAGAAGAAGACAGATGGACGTCAAACAATCAAAGCTGAGTGAATGATGAATCACTGCTAACTTCTTGTACTGCCCAGGTTGTTTTATAAAACATGTTCTACTAAAAGCACAGTAGATTTGATTATGTCAGTTGAGGATTATGCAAAATTTCTTTTATGAATCATTTGCCTCTAGACTCGTTATGCAACCACATtagagatgcacacacacatgctcacacaccaACAGCCTCTCCGAAACTAGCTCGAGCGCTATAATGCACGTCAGGGTCATGCAAGACCGATGGAAGTGCTTTGTCAGGTGCCCTTAGCCATGCAAAGTGATTGTGAAATTTATTTTTGCACTATCTGCCTCCAGAAGTTCAAAACCAGAATGTGACTCCACAGCTCGCGCCCCCATTCCTTCAGTAAAACTCCCCAGAGACCCATTTAGCAGCACATCACAGCCGCTCATCTCATGCTAAAGAACCTCACATCCccctttttttaatacagtagaGCGCTAATATTCACAAGATCTCCAATGAAACATACAAGTTTACATCTTTATGTCAGCAGTTACTAACAAGACCAAAACCCTACTTTTCCTGAACACACCCTTGTCTCATTTAGCTGTCAAATGGGacttaatttgtttattttacatctcCCTCTAACATATAGGCACTCACATAGCCAAACAAACTTTTAGTAATGCCTGTACTGCCCTGATGACAGAAAAAGCTACGTTTATGgcacacagtaacacagacaTGTGGCCTTGTCAGAGACTTTGAAACCTTGTGTACATAAATACTAGgctttaaaaagataaataacaacaggagaattaaatgttcTTAATCCTGTGACTGCAGAGAGCTCTGATCTTCTGTGTGGATCTTCTCTCACAGTTTTAAGCTGTCACTTGTGCTCTGCTTTTACCAgtaatgtgtgttaatgtgtgatTTACAAAGGCTGCACCATAAATGATACACCTCTGCCACTAAAAGCCCACTTGGTATTTCCATCACTTGCATAATTGTACTTAGAAGTAAGGGTGGTGGTTTTGTTTGGATATGgagtatttaaatgtaaaaggtTTTTTGAGTTTTAATACTTTTGTTTTCTGGATCGACTCACAGACGATCTGTGTCTTTTTGCAACAGCTGATCATGATTGTTGCTGGTGTCATTTTCACTTATTTAATAGTGTTGATGACTTTCCCTTAcaggcctcctcctcctcccatcctcAGTCACCTGTTTATCCCACTTCAATTATATTAACTGCTGATGTTTGTTACTGTTCATGTCTGTCGTAGTTCAGGCTATAGCAGCACATTTGGCTGAGTAACAGAAAGTTTCAGATTTATTAACCCAGGTGTGACCCTGATGAGCGAGTCTCTAATTTGACCACAATTTGTGCCTCTGTtgttttaattgaaaaacagcaaattgcaAAATACCATACAAGAGTTTACAGCATTATAACCTTGGtaaatgtagaaataaaaagcagcacattgagaaaaataacagcttaaaaaaactactaaatatttatttaactgaGATTTTTACTAAACCAAAATCCTAAAagctcttttatttttatttcttcttattCTTCCTGTTACAATATACCAAAATGTTTCTTAAAGCATTGGCAGTGTTTGCTATTAAGAAACTTGCAAACTAACAAAATTAGTTTGAAATCTCATCCCAAATTTTCTTGCCTTTTATCTCTTGTTaaagctatttatttatttatgagaaGAAAGCTCATGTTTAATGATTGCTTGAAGCAGGTTTATGTGACTCTTGCACAATGTTGAAAGTATATTTACTAGTTTACTTGTTCATGCCCTGTAAAGATTGGTGTGATGATGATTGACCGCTACTCTTCCACCCTCAGCCTACAGTCGGTGCTTTTAGAAACTCACCTGGGGAAAGATGGTTTCTAATGTGAGATTTAAGCTGCTTCTATTTCATTCCATTTATATCatgttgattttaaaaacaagagaaaaaacacatttaaatgttgaacTGGATAGTTTAGTCAGGGCCTTTTTACTACAAGTACTGTTTGCACATGTAAAGGTGCCAAGAACATCAGGGTCAGAGTGAGTAATACTAACCTGAGACCCTGAAATGTCACTAGAGTGCTGTTCCAGATTTATAGTAAAGTatgaacattgttttatttgacgACCTGAAGATGCTGAAGCGCTTTGTGATTGTCTATGCTAGCTGTGTACGTTACACTCATGATTCGGTCACATAGCGTTCCCAAGGCAAAAGttgttggaaaaataaaacttttttttttttaaccggTTATCCAGCTGTGGGTTGCATCTTTACAGGTATTGTGATCTTACAGATGTCTACTGTCTGCAcagaatgataaaatgtttgcacAGGACAAAAACAACGGTTAAATTCCAATATTTCCACAGATTGGTGCACCATTCTGCTCTTTTACTTTTCTGGATGTACTTTTTAGCTAGCCTATAGTACTATACTGGCAGGGGCCGGGCCAAAATCTGTGAGCTGAATAGGAATGTCAGCTGGCTATACTGCGACTgcaaatgtttggtttttttattATACTCTAAGATGTTACCAAAAAAATTGAGCCCCCAGAGTATTTATGAGTTGACAAATTTTGGTCTTTTCCATGTCATTGATTCTGTGACCCTGTCTAAATACTACTGGGGCACCATTCAAAATGCAGTAtgcattaaagtaaaataaaaaaaaaatgcagtggtAATATAGCTGAAATTACTAATaaggtcacagaatctgatgggtcacagaacTTGGTGCAACACTGGCAGAGTGAGGAAATTTAAACAGTTGGTCTCACcaaatatttcatcattctgGTTAGGCAGTAGACTACTGAGAGAGTACTGTGCTGAAGAGGCGAGGCTAGCTAGTGACCACTGATGTGTGCAGAAACTGTAAATCTAAACCATCCTCATCTTAAGTGTTGGCTGTGCTCAGAACCGGTCGCTGTAGATAAGAAGCAGTGTTATGGGGTGGTTGGTATAATTAGTAGTGTGTTATTGGCACACTAGCTGATGTTTTTTTGGCTTCCTTGCCTAACCTTGCTCCAGGAGCAGGTGATGATCAAATTAGAGGTCAGATAGTCAGAGATCTTCTCTCAGAATAAATGGAGTCTGGTTTGACTGTTTTTGGCACCTCTTGTGAATTCTTTAGCACATGGCATGCACACATAATAATCACATGCACAACGTGTGACCCTGTTTTCTGTGTTATATGATGTCAATGCAATCA
This sequence is a window from Siniperca chuatsi isolate FFG_IHB_CAS linkage group LG5, ASM2008510v1, whole genome shotgun sequence. Protein-coding genes within it:
- the slc23a2 gene encoding solute carrier family 23 member 2 isoform X3 — protein: MLPAAQLDRSDGMCQLAGEAVLDDVIGLKDSSAVFTSERDRGGTKKEEEEEEDIEDTRMGVGKNTTSKTMDSSSEGGKYEDESKHSADFYPIPVVVNGVSGASGDQDTENTELMAIYTKDQGAEKSSMSETLDSTDSVDARRMDMIYTIEDTPPWYLCVFLGLQHYLTCFSGTIAVPFLLAEAMCVGFDQWATSQLIGTIFFCVGITTLLQTTLGCRLPLFQASAFAFLAPARAILSLDKWKCNNTEVPALNSTELLHTEHIWHPRIREIQGAIIVSSLVEVCIGALGLPGILLKYIGPLTITPTVALIGLSGFQAAGERAGKHWGIAMLTIFLVLLFSQYARNVHFPLPVYRYKKGWTSYRLQVFKMFPIIMAILVSWLLCFIFTVTDVFPPEVDKYGYYARTDARQGILSAAPWFKIPYPFQWGFPTVTAAGVIGMMSAVVASIIESIGDYYACARLSCAPPPPIHAINRGIFVEGISCVLDGLFGTGNGSTSSSPNIGVLGITKVGSRRVIQYGAAMMLLLGLVGKFSALFASLPDPVLGALFCTLFGMITAVGLSNLQFVDLNSSRNLFVLGFSIFFGLMLPSYLKQNPLVTGIVEVDQVLNVLLTTAMFVGGSVAFILDNTIPGTPEERGIKKLKRGTGLSAAELEGMRSYDLPFGMDFIRRYPIFKYIPISPTFTGYQWGTLQEACRRRNGHGDAVKGGGMGREGGTGESGV
- the slc23a2 gene encoding solute carrier family 23 member 2 isoform X4 produces the protein MLPAAQLDRSDGMCQLGEAVLDDVIGLKDSSAVFTSERDRGGTKKEEEEEEDIEDTRMGVGKNTTSKTMDSSSEGGKYEDESKHSADFYPIPVVVNGVSGASGDQDTENTELMAIYTKDQGAEKSSMSETLDSTDSVDARRMDMIYTIEDTPPWYLCVFLGLQHYLTCFSGTIAVPFLLAEAMCVGFDQWATSQLIGTIFFCVGITTLLQTTLGCRLPLFQASAFAFLAPARAILSLDKWKCNNTEVPALNSTELLHTEHIWHPRIREIQGAIIVSSLVEVCIGALGLPGILLKYIGPLTITPTVALIGLSGFQAAGERAGKHWGIAMLTIFLVLLFSQYARNVHFPLPVYRYKKGWTSYRLQVFKMFPIIMAILVSWLLCFIFTVTDVFPPEVDKYGYYARTDARQGILSAAPWFKIPYPFQWGFPTVTAAGVIGMMSAVVASIIESIGDYYACARLSCAPPPPIHAINRGIFVEGISCVLDGLFGTGNGSTSSSPNIGVLGITKVGSRRVIQYGAAMMLLLGLVGKFSALFASLPDPVLGALFCTLFGMITAVGLSNLQFVDLNSSRNLFVLGFSIFFGLMLPSYLKQNPLVTGIVEVDQVLNVLLTTAMFVGGSVAFILDNTIPGTPEERGIKKLKRGTGLSAAELEGMRSYDLPFGMDFIRRYPIFKYIPISPTFTGYQWGTLQEACRRRNGHGDAVKGGGMGREGGTGESGV